A genomic stretch from Acidimicrobiales bacterium includes:
- a CDS encoding enoyl-CoA hydratase-related protein produces MEVVDVTARGRVTIVTITREDKRNAINRDVAAGLDAAFNDFEDDPDQWVVVLTGGPNLFCAGTDLKDGPGRPTERGGEYGVIRRRRTKPMIAAVEGLAFGGGFELCMASDMVVAADDARFALPEVKRGVIANSGALFRAARLMPPNVAKELLLTGAEISADRAAQLGFVNRVVAKGTALDEAVRLAEQIAANSPVSVQQTLQAIDAVLRGTDDEGWSATARGVAEVMASDDMKEGVAAFLEKRDPEWTGR; encoded by the coding sequence ATGGAAGTAGTGGATGTGACAGCCCGCGGTCGGGTGACGATCGTGACGATCACCCGCGAGGACAAGCGCAACGCGATCAACCGCGATGTCGCCGCAGGGCTCGACGCAGCGTTCAACGATTTCGAGGACGACCCCGATCAGTGGGTGGTCGTTCTCACGGGCGGGCCGAACCTGTTCTGCGCCGGCACCGACCTGAAGGACGGCCCGGGTCGTCCCACCGAACGCGGCGGCGAGTACGGCGTCATCCGTCGGCGCCGAACCAAGCCCATGATCGCCGCGGTCGAGGGGCTGGCGTTCGGTGGTGGCTTCGAGCTCTGCATGGCGAGCGACATGGTCGTGGCCGCCGACGACGCGCGGTTCGCACTTCCCGAGGTGAAGCGGGGCGTGATCGCCAACAGTGGCGCGCTGTTCCGGGCCGCCCGGCTCATGCCCCCAAACGTCGCCAAGGAGCTGTTGCTCACCGGCGCCGAGATCTCCGCCGATCGCGCCGCCCAGCTCGGCTTCGTCAACCGCGTCGTCGCCAAGGGCACGGCGCTCGACGAGGCCGTCCGCTTGGCCGAGCAGATCGCGGCCAACTCTCCGGTGTCGGTGCAGCAGACCCTCCAGGCCATCGACGCCGTGCTGCGCGGCACCGACGACGAGGGCTGGTCGGCCACCGCACGCGGCGTCGCCGAGGTGATGGCCTCGGACGACATGAAGGAAGGCGTTGCCGCGTTCCTCGAGAAGCGCGACCCGGAGTGGACCGGGCGATGA
- a CDS encoding Xaa-Pro peptidase family protein: protein MNAAVELPLPDLARMRRTRLDRLQAEMRRQDVALAVLLHAPHVTYATGYVPDAVDASHVNYLRPVAIVPAQGPARLHAHTTGRTPDGSLGALDAVLGSPLWPELDDGVPDLVQAIHDAAGPLTGMRIAVDSITGAMARADVFAGAELVDATRVLGPVRLCKTDDEVACIEHAQIVNERAMEVARARCVPGARRSEVAGAFLAELRRLGGDHNEIDPIFQVMPRRREDGVTTADGGVAFPTGIEDPVFAEGDLVWVDAGHGHEGYASDYGRTWIVGRAPDADEQACFEQWQHIMAATISAIRPGATLGDVGRAATDANGGERPWLSHFYVAHAVGLDSAEMPMIGSDLGDEFDDGYELAEGMILVLEPIVWRDGIASYRAEEIVVVTADGCRMLTSHPGYLPFEPPAQDHA from the coding sequence ATGAACGCCGCCGTGGAGCTCCCGCTTCCCGACCTCGCCCGCATGCGCCGGACCCGTCTCGACCGACTCCAAGCCGAGATGCGGCGCCAGGATGTTGCGCTCGCGGTTCTGCTCCACGCCCCGCATGTCACCTACGCGACCGGCTACGTACCCGACGCGGTCGATGCCAGCCATGTGAACTACCTCCGGCCGGTCGCGATCGTGCCGGCGCAGGGACCGGCTCGACTCCACGCACACACCACCGGCCGCACGCCCGACGGGAGCCTCGGCGCACTCGACGCGGTACTCGGGTCGCCGCTCTGGCCGGAGCTCGACGACGGCGTTCCCGACCTCGTACAGGCGATCCACGATGCTGCCGGCCCGCTCACCGGCATGCGGATCGCCGTCGACTCCATCACCGGCGCGATGGCGCGTGCCGACGTGTTCGCCGGGGCCGAACTGGTCGATGCGACACGGGTGCTCGGACCGGTCCGGCTGTGCAAGACCGACGACGAGGTCGCCTGCATCGAACACGCCCAGATCGTCAACGAGCGGGCGATGGAGGTCGCCCGGGCCCGATGCGTGCCCGGTGCCCGGCGATCCGAGGTCGCCGGAGCGTTCTTGGCCGAACTGCGCCGACTCGGCGGCGACCACAACGAGATCGACCCGATCTTCCAGGTGATGCCCCGTCGCCGCGAGGATGGCGTGACGACGGCCGACGGTGGCGTCGCCTTCCCGACCGGCATCGAGGATCCCGTGTTCGCCGAAGGCGATCTCGTCTGGGTCGACGCCGGCCACGGTCACGAGGGTTATGCGTCGGACTACGGCCGCACCTGGATCGTCGGCCGAGCCCCCGACGCCGATGAACAGGCGTGCTTCGAGCAATGGCAGCACATCATGGCGGCGACCATTTCCGCGATCCGGCCCGGCGCCACCCTCGGCGATGTGGGTCGCGCCGCGACGGATGCCAACGGCGGCGAACGACCCTGGCTGTCGCACTTCTACGTCGCCCATGCGGTCGGCCTCGACAGCGCCGAGATGCCGATGATCGGGTCCGACCTCGGCGACGAGTTCGACGACGGCTACGAGCTCGCCGAGGGAATGATCCTGGTGCTCGAACCGATCGTGTGGCGTGACGGCATCGCCAGTTATCGGGCCGAGGAGATCGTCGTCGTGACCGCTGACGGATGCCGGATGCTCACGAGCCATCCGGGGTACCTGCCGTTCGAGCCGCCCGCGCAGGACCACGCATGA
- a CDS encoding aminopeptidase P family N-terminal domain-containing protein, which translates to MTSASLVEDRRNRVLAAMADAGLDVLVLGRQDDANFASGMHRLWTAGTRPFGAGCIVVGSSGRTHVLSSWDAGLPPTMSTEDLYPSTWNPRVMAGHMASVPGLAEARRIGVDEVSPSFARAVARIAPGAEIIPADDVIARARRIKSAEEVELIRAACGVAWAGIDAFLADPSNGESGIIEATAARGVTIPSSGPVIRRLPDRHEVDVGVMVAGYEGGVGGSFADGRRLEDSALWAACRPGATHTDLARAATKGWRVRGLGMGWERPVLAPGLGHHETLEAGMVLSVTDGEQRDVVAVTTDEPVVLSARPDPKETHT; encoded by the coding sequence ATGACCAGCGCCTCGCTCGTGGAGGATCGCCGCAACCGGGTGCTGGCCGCGATGGCCGATGCCGGGCTCGACGTACTCGTGCTCGGCCGCCAGGACGACGCGAACTTCGCATCCGGGATGCACCGCCTCTGGACCGCGGGCACACGACCATTCGGTGCCGGCTGCATCGTCGTCGGGTCGAGCGGGCGCACCCACGTGCTGTCGAGCTGGGACGCGGGTCTGCCACCGACGATGTCGACCGAGGACCTCTACCCGTCGACGTGGAATCCGCGGGTGATGGCCGGCCACATGGCATCGGTGCCCGGGCTCGCGGAGGCCCGCCGGATCGGGGTCGACGAGGTCTCGCCGTCGTTCGCCCGGGCCGTCGCCCGCATCGCGCCCGGCGCCGAGATCATTCCGGCCGACGACGTGATCGCACGAGCCCGCCGGATCAAGTCCGCCGAAGAGGTCGAACTGATCCGCGCCGCCTGCGGCGTCGCCTGGGCCGGGATCGATGCCTTTCTCGCCGACCCGAGCAACGGCGAGTCCGGCATCATCGAAGCGACCGCCGCACGAGGCGTCACCATTCCGTCGTCGGGACCCGTGATCCGGCGGCTCCCCGACCGGCACGAGGTCGACGTCGGCGTGATGGTCGCCGGCTACGAAGGCGGCGTCGGTGGCAGCTTCGCCGACGGGCGTCGGCTCGAGGACAGTGCCCTGTGGGCGGCATGTCGCCCCGGGGCGACCCACACGGATCTGGCCCGCGCCGCGACCAAAGGCTGGCGCGTGCGCGGCCTGGGCATGGGCTGGGAACGGCCGGTACTGGCCCCGGGGCTGGGACACCACGAGACGCTCGAGGCCGGCATGGTCCTCAGCGTCACCGACGGCGAACAACGAGATGTCGTTGCCGTGACCACAGATGAACCCGTCGTGCTGTCGGCACGGCCGGACCCGAAGGAGACCCACACGTGA
- a CDS encoding phosphotransferase family protein, whose product MNDDSLSTDDSLSTDDAARTEGLIDPIKLGAWMDAEGLPGEGEAISSRFISGGASNEIFEITRGDNRWALRRPPRVVPKGRNETMLREYRIIEALTDTPVPHCRAWGSCEDTSILGSTFYLMEFIDGWSPISEPEWPEPFLSDLSLRPALAYELIDAIAELSKVDWKARGLEGLGRPEGFHDRQVDRWMAHLDAFSFREIPGLDEAAAWLRDRRPRSYVPGIMHGDYQFANVMFHHGAPARMAAIVDWEMGTVGDPLLDLAWVVMGWPDEGEDRSGSGYVDYEGMPNRADLLERYATVSGRDVDEIDYYVILARFKMAIVLEGGYARFVQGGADNPKMAAFGDVVLSMADRAAELARTTTLP is encoded by the coding sequence GTGAACGACGACAGCTTGTCGACCGACGACAGCCTCTCCACCGACGATGCTGCGCGAACGGAGGGGCTGATCGACCCGATCAAGCTCGGCGCGTGGATGGACGCCGAGGGGCTGCCCGGCGAAGGCGAGGCGATCTCTTCACGGTTCATCTCCGGGGGCGCGTCGAACGAGATCTTCGAGATCACCCGGGGTGACAACCGCTGGGCGCTACGGCGGCCACCGCGGGTCGTCCCCAAGGGCCGAAACGAGACGATGCTGCGCGAGTACCGGATCATCGAAGCGTTGACCGACACCCCGGTGCCGCACTGTCGGGCCTGGGGCTCCTGCGAGGACACGTCGATCCTCGGCAGCACCTTCTATCTGATGGAGTTCATCGACGGATGGTCGCCGATCAGCGAGCCGGAGTGGCCCGAGCCCTTCCTCTCCGATCTGAGCCTCCGACCGGCACTCGCCTACGAACTGATCGACGCGATCGCCGAGCTGTCGAAGGTCGACTGGAAGGCCCGCGGGCTCGAGGGACTCGGCCGACCCGAGGGATTCCACGACCGCCAGGTCGATCGTTGGATGGCCCACCTCGACGCCTTCTCGTTCCGCGAGATCCCCGGGCTCGACGAGGCGGCCGCCTGGCTGCGCGACCGGCGGCCCCGCAGCTACGTACCGGGGATCATGCACGGCGACTACCAGTTCGCCAACGTGATGTTCCATCACGGCGCGCCGGCCCGCATGGCTGCGATCGTCGACTGGGAGATGGGCACGGTCGGCGACCCACTCCTCGACCTCGCCTGGGTCGTCATGGGCTGGCCCGACGAGGGCGAGGACCGCAGCGGCTCGGGCTATGTCGACTACGAGGGCATGCCCAATCGGGCCGATCTCCTCGAACGGTATGCGACGGTGTCGGGGCGCGATGTCGACGAGATCGACTACTACGTGATCTTGGCCCGCTTCAAGATGGCGATCGTGCTGGAGGGTGGCTACGCCCGCTTCGTCCAGGGCGGGGCCGACAACCCGAAGATGGCGGCCTTCGGCGATGTCGTCCTGAGCATGGCCGACAGGGCGGCCGAGCTGGCCCGGACGACAACCCTGCCCTGA
- a CDS encoding SDR family oxidoreductase codes for MLLDGKVSLVTGAGAGIGAAVAHRFAAEGAILWLNDIDADALAAVVEDTGGSGLAGDASDPEFVSMWVDEAARGHGRIDVLYNNVGVSRSGRIGDLTDDDWRLQQRLTLDTCFYATRAVIPHMLTGRGGSIVSMSSGAGIGGQYGLGGYAAAKAGVISLMETVATEYGDEGIRANSVTPGPTATAPLLAYLDQQEGGVAAHTADLDLARLTEPEEVAAIVAWLASDESSGITGTCIRANSRSASRRPRR; via the coding sequence ATGCTCCTCGACGGCAAGGTCTCACTGGTCACCGGCGCCGGAGCGGGCATCGGTGCCGCCGTGGCCCACCGCTTCGCCGCCGAGGGCGCGATCCTCTGGCTCAACGACATCGACGCCGACGCGCTCGCTGCCGTGGTCGAAGACACCGGCGGCAGCGGCCTCGCAGGCGATGCGTCCGACCCGGAGTTCGTGTCGATGTGGGTCGACGAAGCGGCCCGTGGCCACGGTCGCATCGATGTGCTCTACAACAACGTCGGCGTGTCGCGCTCGGGCCGCATCGGCGACCTCACCGACGACGACTGGCGCCTCCAGCAGCGACTCACCCTCGACACCTGCTTCTACGCGACGCGGGCCGTGATCCCCCACATGCTGACCGGCAGGGGCGGGAGCATCGTGTCGATGTCGTCGGGCGCCGGGATCGGCGGCCAGTACGGCCTCGGTGGCTACGCCGCCGCGAAGGCCGGGGTCATCTCGTTGATGGAGACGGTCGCCACCGAGTACGGCGACGAGGGAATCCGAGCGAACTCGGTCACGCCCGGTCCGACGGCGACGGCGCCGCTGCTCGCCTATCTCGACCAGCAGGAGGGAGGAGTCGCCGCCCACACCGCAGACCTCGACCTCGCCCGACTCACCGAACCGGAGGAGGTCGCGGCGATCGTCGCATGGCTGGCATCCGATGAGTCGTCGGGCATCACGGGCACCTGTATCCGGGCGAACAGCCGCTCGGCCAGCCGCCGACCCCGCCGC